Proteins encoded by one window of Dioscorea cayenensis subsp. rotundata cultivar TDr96_F1 chromosome 6, TDr96_F1_v2_PseudoChromosome.rev07_lg8_w22 25.fasta, whole genome shotgun sequence:
- the LOC120263701 gene encoding LOW QUALITY PROTEIN: aluminum-activated malate transporter 9-like (The sequence of the model RefSeq protein was modified relative to this genomic sequence to represent the inferred CDS: inserted 1 base in 1 codon): MAPRMGSFHQFLDQRSKERLLLSSQKDGDWDLGFDPEDDEERSRCSRLCCCHSWIRELWKKLQEMAVAGWELGRSDPRKIVFAGKMGLALTLVSLLIFLEPSKNIARYAVWAILTVVVVFEFSIGATLSKGLNRGLGTLLAGGLALGAAELSHLMGDWAELATIMWIFIMGFVATFVRLYPTMKPYDYGFRVFLLTFCFIMVSGXSDGEFVATAVNRFLLIALGGGVGLGVNLCIFPIWAGEDLHDLVVKNFMGVAKSLEGCVNGYLQCVEYERVPSKILTYQASDDPLYSGYRSAVQSTSQEDTLLGFAIWEPPHGRYKMLKYPWKNYVKVSGALRHCAFMVMAMHGCILSEIQAPPERRRVFSNEMQRVGSEGAKVLRELGNRVKTMTRLSSPNILFEVHEAAEDLQRKIDRKSYLLVNSQHWEIGKRPEGIEHVDGVNIGNRFLATKSLSETVIDFRAINNLSKSWDVQNSVNTGLDLSTQTAGSPEALLTKQISWPGRQISILDNIPDEEEPSTYESASALSLATFTSLLIEFVARLQNLVDAFEELSEKAKFKEPEQELIVQNSGFWTKVRNCFGWRD; the protein is encoded by the exons ATGGCGCCTCGCATGGGCTCTTTCCACCAAttcttggatcaaagaagcaaggAAAGGCTCCTCCTCTCGTCCCAGAAGGACGGGGATTGGGATCTTGGATTTGATCCAGAGGACGACGAGGAACGAAGCCGATGTAGCCGTCTTTGCTGCTGCCACTCTTGGATCCGGGAGCTATGGAAGAAGCTGCAGGAGATGGCTGTGGCCGGGTGGGAGCTTGGGCGCTCGGATCCCAGGAAGATCGTTTTCGCCGGGAAGATGGGGTTGGCGCTGACGCTGGTGTCTCTTCTCATATTTCTCGAGCCCTCGAAGAATATCGCGAGATATGCGGTTTGGGCTATCCTTACTGTCGTTGTTGTCTTCGAATTCAGTATCG GCGCAACCCTCAGCAAAGGGCTTAATCGGGGATTAGGGACTTTATTAGCTGGTGGTCTTGCACTAGGGGCTGCAGAGCTCTCACATCTAATGGGGGATTGGGCGGAGCTTGCTACTATCATGTGGATCTTTATCATGG GTTTTGTGGCGACCTTTGTAAGGCTATACCCTACGATGAAACCTTACGATTATGGATTCCGAGTCTTCTTGCTTACGTTTTGTTTTATTATGGTATCTG TATCGGACGGGGAATTTGTTGCAACAGCAGTTAATCGATTTTTGCTGATTGCGCTCGGTGGTGGAGTTGGTTTGGGTGTGAATTTGTGCATCTTCCCTATTTGGGCAGGAGAAGATTTGCATGACTTGGTGGTGAAGAATTTCATGGGTGTTGCCAAGTCTTTGGAAG GCTGTGTTAATGGGTACCTGCAATGTGTTGAATATGAGAGGGTACCTTCCAAAATCCTCACATATCAAGCTTCTGATGATCCTTTATATAGTGGGTACAGGTCTGCTGTTCAATCAACATCCCAAGAGGACACTCTT TTAGGTTTTGCCATTTGGGAACCACCACATGGTCGTTATAAGATGCTAAAGTATCCATGGAAAAACTATGTAAAAGTGAGTGGTGCCTTGAGGCATTGTGCATTTATGGTCATGGCGATGCACGGATGCATACTTTCTGAGATTCAG GCTCCACCAGAAAGGCGACGTGTTTTTAGCAATGAGATGCAGAGGGTAGGCAGTGAAGGAGCCAAAGTGCTGCGTGAACTGGGAAACAGAGTCAAGACTATGACAAGATTAAGCTCCCCAAACATCCTGTTTGAAGTCCATGAAGCAGCCGAAGATCTGCAGAGGAAGATAGACCGTAAATCCTACCTTCTCGTTAATTCTCAACATTGGGAGATCGGGAAGCGGCCGGAAGGCATTGAGCATGTGGACGGGGTCAACATCGGCAACAGGTTCCTTGCAACAAAGTCTCTAAGTGAAACCGTGATCGACTTCAGAGCAATCAACAACTTATCAAAGAGCTGGGATGTTCAAAATTCAGTCAACACCGGTCTCGATTTATCTACACAAACAGCTGGCTCCCCAGAAGCATTACTGACGAAACAGATATCGTGGCCTGGACGGCAAATTTCCATTCTAGACAACATTCCTGATGAAGAAGAACCATCAACCTATGAAAGTGCTAGTGCGCTGTCTCTAGCAACATTCACATCCCTTCTGATCGAGTTTGTCGCGAGGCTTCAGAATCTTGTAGATGCATTTGAGGAGCTAAGTGAGAAAGCTAAATTCAAAGAGCCTGAGCAGGAATTGATTGTCCAGAACTCTGGATTCTGGACTAAGGTAAGAAATTGTTTTGGATGGCGAGACTAA